The segment CCAACTCGGTGCTGCGCGCCTATGCCGAGGTCTACGCCAGCGCCGATGGCACAGAGAGGTTGGTCAGGGACTTCGTGGCGGCCTGGGTCAAGGTGATGAACCTGGACCGTTTCGACCTGGCCTGAGCGGCGCACGAATACCTTCGCGGGTTTTCTGAGTGGGAAAACTGCCCAGCTGACAACCGGTTCCGGCGGACGGCGCACCGGCGCCCCTGAACCGGCGCGTTATGCGGTGTAGGAAAATGCCGGCACCGGGTTGCGGCGAGCGACCGGTATATCTACAAAGCACCACGAGGGATGCCAATGAACCCCACCCTGCGACCGGCCAGGCCGGAAGACGCCGACGTCTGTGGCGAGATTTGCTACGAGGCGTTCAAGGCAATCGCCGAGCAGCATAATTTTCCACCGGACTTCCCGTCGCCGGAGGCGGGGGTCGATCTGCTGCGCATGCTGCTGGCACATCCGGAGTTTTACGCGGTGGTCGCCGAAGCCGATGGCCGCATTCTGGGCAGCAACTTTCTGGACGAGCGCTCCACTATTGCCGGGCTCGGCCCCATAACCGTGTCGCCGACCCTGCAGAACAGTGGCGTTGGTCGGCGCCTGATGCAGGCACTGCTGGATCGCGCGGCCGAGAGGCGTTTTGCAGGCGTGCGGCTGGTACAGGCGGGGTATCACAATCGCTCGCTGTCGCTGTACGCCAAGCTCGGCTTTAGCATCCGTGAGCCCCTGGCGCTGATGCAGGGGGCAGCTGTGCCAGCGGTTTTGCCGGGCTATGCGGTGCGTGCCGCGACCGAAAGTGACCTGGCGGCGTGCAACCGGGTGTGCCGACTGGTCCACGGCCACGACCGCGGCGGCGAACTGCGCGACGCCATCCGGCAAGGCACCGCCACGGTGGTCGAGCACGATGGCCGGATCACCGGGTATGCCACCGCAATCGGTTTTTTTGCCCATGCCGTTGGTCAGAGCAACGCGGAACTGAAGGCCCTGATAGGCGCGGCGCCGGTGTACCTGGGGTCCGGGTTTCTGGTGCCGACCCGCAACACCGCGTTGTTTCGCTGGTGCCTGGACCATGACCTGCGCATGGTGCAAAGCATGACCTTGATGACCACGGGTCTTTACAACGAACCAGCCGGCGCTTGCCTGCCGTCGGTGCTGTATTGATGACCCCGCAGCATCCGGGGGCCGAGAACCCCCTACTCAGGATTCTCGGCCCGGTTTCCATATCGATGTTTTATGTCATGAGCTCCCGCCACTGCCGGTAGAAGCCGTGACAAAACGTCTCGGTGTCGCCAAGGCTGGTGAACAGGGGATCGATGCCGAGCAGTTTCGCATCGTCGTCGCCGCCCGGAACGGTATTCTGCGAGCCGCGCGCGTAACCCTGTTGCCAGGCCACATGAGTTGCCTGAAATCCCTGCTGGCAGCGCTCCATGACGGACTGATCGTCCGGCGTTGCCTGGCCCGCGGGACCGAGAAAATCCTCGTACTGTCGCAAGCGCAGGCGGCGCCCTTCGGCAGGCTCCCCGACCGGCGCGATGCAGTAGGTCTCGCACTTGGTCAGGTCTGGTGCCAGCGGGTGAATGATGCGCAGGGTGGTTGACGCGTTGTCCATCAGCAACAAGTTGGGGAACAGCACCAGGTTACGGACCCGGTTGATCATCCAGCGCGCGCGACGCTCGCCGTAGCGATCGACGATTTCCGGGCGCCGAAAGTCAAGCGGGCGGTCCTCGAAGTTGGGCATCTCGCCCCAGTCCATGACATGACCGTTACCCAGGTCGTAACTGCCGCTGGGCAAATTGGCCAGTTCGCGCAGGTCCACCGCTTTCAGCTTGTTGGCACTGTCGCCGGCCATGCGGCGCTGGATCTGACCCACATAGCAGGAGTGGGTCGGAAAGAAGTGGTAGCCGTCGATGTTTTCGAGCTGAATCTTCCAGTTCGCCCGACTGGTGTAGGTGTGGCAACCGCGTATCACCTCGAGGCCCTGGTCCGATGAATCGGCGAACAGGTCGATCATTGCCTTGGCCTCGGCCAGGTGATCGACCAGTTCGGGCACATCGGGATTCAGGCTGCCGAAAACAAAGCCACGGTAACTGTCGACCCGGGCGATCGGAGTCAGGTCGTGGTCCAGTTCGGTAAAACAGGCCGGGTAGGCGCCTTTGTCCTGCTCCCTGACGCCCAGGCAGCGCCCGGCGCTGTTATAGGTCCAGCCGTGGTAGTAGCACATGTGCACGGCCTTGTTGCCGCGCTTGGTCGCCATCAGCTTGGCGCCACGGTGTGAGCAGGCATCGAAAAAACAATGCACGACGCCGTCCGCATCGCGGCTGACAACCACCGGCTGTCGGCCCACCTGGGTGGTATAGAAATCGTGCGGCTTGGGCAGCTGGCTCTCGTGGGCCAGGAACACCCAGGTGCCCTCGAAGATGTTCTTCATCTCCAGTTCGAAGATTTCGGGATCCGTAAACACGCGTCGGGCGACGCGAAAATCGTTAGCTTCCTGCCGGTCGACGATGAGCGTGCCGACGTCCAGGCGACTGCGAGCATCCATGTTTCGATTCTCCAGGAAAGTGTCGGGGGCAACTGGCCTGCCCCGGTGTACCAACCGGCTAGCGCAAGGATTTGAATCCCCAGCGCTTCACATCCGCCAGAACCTTCTGCTTCACGTCGTCTGGGTAGGTGTTGTTGAATGCCAGCCGGTGGGGAATGTCCTGCGGGTCCCATTCGATCGGCCAGGTGCAGTCGAACAGCACATGGCCACCGCCGTAGCCTTTTTCCTTGAGCGGCGAACGCGGCAGGTAGGGCGTCAGTGGGCTGTTGGTGGAACCGTGCCGGATGTGGATGTCCTTGATCGGGTTGCACTTGGTGCACAGGGCGTGGAACACCTCGCCCATGTTCGCCGGGTCGATGTCGTCGTTCACCACGATGCAATACGGAAACACCGACGCGTTGCGGTCCGACCAGACGACGCTGGAAATCAGTTGCGGGATGCCAGCGTACGGGGTCTTGGTGGAGACCACCACGCAGTGGCCACCGCTGAACTCGGGCGTCGCCACCTTGACCACCGGGATGCCCTTGGCCTTGAGCGTTTCCTTGACCGTCGCGGCGACTTCGAGCAACCAGATCAGGGACTCGTCCGTCGGCACGCCCAGGCAGGTGGACGGCAGAACCGGATTGTCCCGGTAGGTGATCGCCGACAGGCGATACACCGGCCGGTCGACCACGCCGGACACCACGTAACCCGGATACTCGCCAAACGGGCCTTCGGCTTTGGTGTCACCGGGGGCCAGGGTGCCTTCCAGCACCACCTCGGCATTGGCCGGCACGTGCAGGTTGACGGTCTTGCACTTGACCAGGGGAATCGGCACGCCCCGAATTCCGCCGGCCACGTCGACCTCGGAAACTCCGTAAGGAATACCGGCGCTGGCCACGATGTTGAAGATCGGGTCGCCACCGTAGAACTGGGCGTACTCCATGACCTGCTTGCGCTCGTGGTACTTCATCATCAGCATGCCGCCCTGGTTCATCGGCAGCAGCAACAGGCCGGTGGACTGCTTGTCGTGAACCATGCCCCGATACGTGCCCCAGTTCACCCAGTCGGAGTCCGGATCCTTGCACACGCCGATGTTCAGCGTGCCGATATACGGGGCGCCGTCCTGTGGGTGCAGCTTGGGTATGGGGAACCTCGACAGGTCCACGTCATTGCCGAGCATCAGGTTTTGCTGGCACGCGCCCTGATCCACGATTTTCGGCGGGAGGCGTTTTTTGATCGCCTCGCCGAAGTGGTCTACCAGGTCGTGGTAGTCGGTGTCCGGCGGCAGGCCGAACACCATGGCCACCCGCTCCCGGGTGGAGTAGAGCCCGCCGACCAGGGCCGAGCCCGGCATGGCGCCTTTGACATTGGTAAACAGCTGCGCCTGGGTGTAGTTCTCGTTTGCCCAGCGCATGATGGCGCCGACTTCGGTCAGTGGATCCACCGGGTCGGCGATGCGCAGCAGTTGGCCGGTGCGTTCCAGCTCGGCAATGTAGTCGCGAAACTCGATGATCCCGGTGTGAACAGACGACTTCGTAGTTGCATCCATGGGTCTCTCCTGCGTCTTCGCGCGGCTCGCGTCTGAGGGCTTCCCGTTTCCATCTCAAGCACGCGGCTCGCTGATTGGTTTGGTACTCTGGTGGCCGTTTCGGACGCTGGCAATCCGGTCGGTAACCGTGCTGGCGCCCGAAGCCCAATGTAGCAGAGCCGGGACGGCCACCACCGCCTGCGATTGCACCGGAATCCTGGCCGCGTCCGCCGCGAGATCAGCCATTTGACGCGATTTCCCGCCGCTTTGTTTGCCCGTCAGGACGAAACCCCCGACGCCGAGTTCTACAGCTTTGTCCGGCTGGTGACCCATATCGACGCCGCTGCCATCGCCGCGGTCACCCAGCTGTACCGCGAGTATTTTGAGCCGGGCGGCGCCGTCCTGGACCTCATGTCGAGCTGGGTCAGCCACCTGCCGGACTCGGTCCATTACCGGCGCGTTGCCGGCCTGGGCATGAATGCACTGGAACTCAAGGCGAACCCCCGGCTGAGCGATTTTGTGGTGCAGGATCTGAACGCCGATCCGCACCTGCCGTATGCGGATGACGAGTTCGACGGTGCCGCGATCTGCGTGTCCATCGACTACCTGACCCAGCCGGTCGCGGTGCTGGCCGAGCTGGGTCGGGTCTTGCGGCCCGGCGCACCGCTGGTGGTCACCTACTCCAACCGCTGCTTTCCGACCAAGGCAGTCGCCATCTGGCTGCAACTTTCCGGCGCCGCGCGGGGCGAGTTGGTCGTGCAGCTGATTGCGGAATCGGCCATGTTTGGTCCGGCCGAGGTGTTCGATCGTTCGCCGTCAGGCACAGATCCGCTGTTCGGCGTGGTCGCCCGCGCTCGCCAGCCATCCAGAGCATAGCAGCGGGCCTTACGCCGCCCCAAGGCGTAATTCCCATGGCGCGACACGCCCCCGGCGTCACCCGGACCAGCCCCGTGTAGCGGCCCCAGGCCACCACATCGCCGGTTGGCGTGGCATGATCCGGCTTGGTTTCGCGACGTAAATCGGCCCACTCAACCAGGTACCTGTGGTCATGTCTGAGTCACCCGACGCCGACGTCAAGTTCTATTACATGAGCTTGATGCCCTACACGCGCCTGCCGGACAACGAGGCCGACTACGCCTCGCTGTGGGTGGATTTCCCCAACCGCCTGTACGACCCGGTGCACGGGCACGAGCTGCTGAACCGTTACCTGGACGAGTACGTGGAGGCCGACCGGCTCGGCTTTGACGGCGTAGTGGTGAACGAACACCACTCGACCGCGTACTCGCTGAAACCCACCACCAACCTGGTAGCCAGCGCGCTGATCCAGCGCACCCGCCGGGCGCGGATCTGCGTGATGGGCTCGCTGCTGAACGTGCAGTACCCGAACCGCCTGGCCGAGGAATACGCGCTGCTTGACGTGATGGCCGCCGGGCGCTTCGAGTGCGCGTTTCCCTTCGGCACCGGCATGGAGTACTGGTCGAACGCGGCGCAGATCAACCCGGCCACGGCGCGGGCACGCTTTCGCGAGAGCCTGGATCTGCTGGTGCGGGCCTGGACCGAGGACGGGCCGTTCAGCCACGACGGCGAGTTCTACAACTACAAGTACCTGAACATCTGGCCGCGGCCCTACCAGCGCCCGCACCCGAAAATATTCCTGGTGGGCGGCGGCAGCGCGGAGACCATCGATTTCGCCGCCGAGCGCGGTCACGGCTATTCCCTGGTGCTGGTGCCCAAGGAAGCGCAGGATCAGGCCTACACGCGCTACAAGGAAAGCCGCACCGCGCATGGCAATCCGGCCAAGCCGGACGACATGATCCTGACCATCCTGTGCTACGTGGCGGAAACCGACGAAATCGCCCGGCGCGAGTACGAGCCACACGTGCTGTGGATGTTCAACAAGGCGCTGCGGACCGAGCTGCGCTACCTGGCACCACCCGGCTACCTGTCCGAAAGCGCGCTGCGCCGGCAGCTGGAAGCCGGTGGGGCGCTGTACACCAAAGGCCCCGGCAGCCTGGAGTGGGACGACATCCAGAACCTGCGCCTGGTCGCCGGCTCACCGGACACGGTGGCGCGCGTGGTCAAACAGTGGCTGGAAGAGACCGGCGCCGGACGGGTGATCGCGCTGCTGCATGCCGGAGACATGCCGCACTGGAAGACGGTCAAGAACATGCAGCTGTTCGCGGAAGAGGTCATCCCGCGCCTGCGTAGCCGGCCTGCGGAGGTGCAGTCATGAGCGGCTTCGAGCGCGAACACTTCACCATCGGCGGTATCGATACCACCGTGCTGGTGGCCGGCGAGGGGCCACCGCTGGTGTTCTGGCATGGCGCCGGAACCTTTACCGGCTTTGATTTCGCGCTGGAATGGGCGCGCACGTTCCGCGTCTACGTGCCGTACCACCCCGGCTTTGGCGAGTCGGC is part of the Immundisolibacter sp. genome and harbors:
- a CDS encoding GNAT family N-acetyltransferase, whose product is MNPTLRPARPEDADVCGEICYEAFKAIAEQHNFPPDFPSPEAGVDLLRMLLAHPEFYAVVAEADGRILGSNFLDERSTIAGLGPITVSPTLQNSGVGRRLMQALLDRAAERRFAGVRLVQAGYHNRSLSLYAKLGFSIREPLALMQGAAVPAVLPGYAVRAATESDLAACNRVCRLVHGHDRGGELRDAIRQGTATVVEHDGRITGYATAIGFFAHAVGQSNAELKALIGAAPVYLGSGFLVPTRNTALFRWCLDHDLRMVQSMTLMTTGLYNEPAGACLPSVLY
- a CDS encoding aromatic ring-hydroxylating dioxygenase subunit alpha; this encodes MDARSRLDVGTLIVDRQEANDFRVARRVFTDPEIFELEMKNIFEGTWVFLAHESQLPKPHDFYTTQVGRQPVVVSRDADGVVHCFFDACSHRGAKLMATKRGNKAVHMCYYHGWTYNSAGRCLGVREQDKGAYPACFTELDHDLTPIARVDSYRGFVFGSLNPDVPELVDHLAEAKAMIDLFADSSDQGLEVIRGCHTYTSRANWKIQLENIDGYHFFPTHSCYVGQIQRRMAGDSANKLKAVDLRELANLPSGSYDLGNGHVMDWGEMPNFEDRPLDFRRPEIVDRYGERRARWMINRVRNLVLFPNLLLMDNASTTLRIIHPLAPDLTKCETYCIAPVGEPAEGRRLRLRQYEDFLGPAGQATPDDQSVMERCQQGFQATHVAWQQGYARGSQNTVPGGDDDAKLLGIDPLFTSLGDTETFCHGFYRQWRELMT
- a CDS encoding UbiD family decarboxylase, producing the protein MDATTKSSVHTGIIEFRDYIAELERTGQLLRIADPVDPLTEVGAIMRWANENYTQAQLFTNVKGAMPGSALVGGLYSTRERVAMVFGLPPDTDYHDLVDHFGEAIKKRLPPKIVDQGACQQNLMLGNDVDLSRFPIPKLHPQDGAPYIGTLNIGVCKDPDSDWVNWGTYRGMVHDKQSTGLLLLPMNQGGMLMMKYHERKQVMEYAQFYGGDPIFNIVASAGIPYGVSEVDVAGGIRGVPIPLVKCKTVNLHVPANAEVVLEGTLAPGDTKAEGPFGEYPGYVVSGVVDRPVYRLSAITYRDNPVLPSTCLGVPTDESLIWLLEVAATVKETLKAKGIPVVKVATPEFSGGHCVVVSTKTPYAGIPQLISSVVWSDRNASVFPYCIVVNDDIDPANMGEVFHALCTKCNPIKDIHIRHGSTNSPLTPYLPRSPLKEKGYGGGHVLFDCTWPIEWDPQDIPHRLAFNNTYPDDVKQKVLADVKRWGFKSLR
- a CDS encoding class I SAM-dependent methyltransferase, whose protein sequence is MSHLTRFPAALFARQDETPDAEFYSFVRLVTHIDAAAIAAVTQLYREYFEPGGAVLDLMSSWVSHLPDSVHYRRVAGLGMNALELKANPRLSDFVVQDLNADPHLPYADDEFDGAAICVSIDYLTQPVAVLAELGRVLRPGAPLVVTYSNRCFPTKAVAIWLQLSGAARGELVVQLIAESAMFGPAEVFDRSPSGTDPLFGVVARARQPSRA
- a CDS encoding LLM class flavin-dependent oxidoreductase — encoded protein: MSESPDADVKFYYMSLMPYTRLPDNEADYASLWVDFPNRLYDPVHGHELLNRYLDEYVEADRLGFDGVVVNEHHSTAYSLKPTTNLVASALIQRTRRARICVMGSLLNVQYPNRLAEEYALLDVMAAGRFECAFPFGTGMEYWSNAAQINPATARARFRESLDLLVRAWTEDGPFSHDGEFYNYKYLNIWPRPYQRPHPKIFLVGGGSAETIDFAAERGHGYSLVLVPKEAQDQAYTRYKESRTAHGNPAKPDDMILTILCYVAETDEIARREYEPHVLWMFNKALRTELRYLAPPGYLSESALRRQLEAGGALYTKGPGSLEWDDIQNLRLVAGSPDTVARVVKQWLEETGAGRVIALLHAGDMPHWKTVKNMQLFAEEVIPRLRSRPAEVQS